TATTCGATCGTTTAAAAAAACGCATGTAACTATTCCAATTATGTATGCTTTGCTATTTCAAATATTTTTTGAATCCTGGCTGGCTTCTTCACTAAATCCGTATACCATAAATCTGATAATGATATTAGTTATTGCATCCGTGGCTACAAAAGAATTTAATAGGGGAAAGCAAGAATTGCCAGAAGAAATTCCAGATTTTTATCCTCAACGATTTGTCCCTCGCTAATAAACCGCATGACAAAACCAGGTAAATTTCTGTTTCTCTATTCTGAATTAGCCGGATATATGTTAGCCTGCATGAAATTGCTTGCTGCATCAAAATCGGTTGAGCTATATGTGGTGCGCTGGCCGGTAAATAAAGAAGCCCCTTTTGAGTTTTCTTTTCCCGATAATATTGTGGTGCGTCAGAAGGAGGAATTTACCCTCCCAAAATTGAAAAAATTTGTTGCTGCGATTCAGCCGGATGTTATTTATTGCAGCGGTTGGATGGATAAAGACTATGTTAAAATTTGTAAGCAGTATCGTAAATCAATTCCTGTTATTACGGCATTCGACAACAAATGGAAAGGGAGTTTAAAGCAGCACATTGCTTCGATGGTAAGTCCGTTTACCATAAAAAAATATTTCAGCCATTGTTTTGTTCCGGGTGAACAGCAATATAAATATGCACTCAAATTAGGCTTCGATAAAGCTCATATTCTTCCCGGACTTTACGCCGCAGATGTGGATTTTTTTTACCAGCAATACCTAGACAACAAGGAATCGAAAAGAAAAAAATTTCCCAAGCGATTTATTTATGTGGGGCGTTATTACGATTTTAAAGGAATTCAAGAATTATGGAAAGCATTCGTTGAGTTGCAAGCTGAATCCCCAAGCGAATGGGAGCTTTGGTGTTTTGGAACCGGCGATTTAACACCTTTGGTACATCCCAAAATTAAACACTTTGGCTTTGTTCAACTCGAAGCACAGAAAAAGTATATTGCTCAAACCGGTATCATTGTTTTACCGAGCAAATTTGAGCCATGGGCGGTTGTTGTGCATGAGTATGCTGCAGCAGGTTTTCCACTTCTACTAAGTAAGGAAGTTGGATCCATCAGTAATTTTTTGAGAGAAGGGGAGAACGGTTTTTCATTTACCGGTGGTAACATTCCCGAGATTAAAAGGGCCATGAAAAAGATGATGCAGCTTTCTGATAAAAGCAAAAATGCTATGAGCGATTTGAGTGCTGAATTGGCGCTTAAAATAACACCTCAAAAATGGGTGGAAACAATTTACTCAGTGTATAAAAAATAAACCGTATGTGCGGAATAAATATCGTAGTTGGAATTGCTGACAAACAACAAGCATACAAGGTAATTGGAGCCATGAATGCCGCAATGGCGCATCGCGGACCTGATAACGATGGCATTTTTACGGAGGTAAATGTTGCACTTGGTCACCGCCGACTTTCTATCATCGATTTAAGTGCCGCCGGA
The sequence above is a segment of the Bacteroidota bacterium genome. Coding sequences within it:
- a CDS encoding glycosyltransferase, with the protein product MTKPGKFLFLYSELAGYMLACMKLLAASKSVELYVVRWPVNKEAPFEFSFPDNIVVRQKEEFTLPKLKKFVAAIQPDVIYCSGWMDKDYVKICKQYRKSIPVITAFDNKWKGSLKQHIASMVSPFTIKKYFSHCFVPGEQQYKYALKLGFDKAHILPGLYAADVDFFYQQYLDNKESKRKKFPKRFIYVGRYYDFKGIQELWKAFVELQAESPSEWELWCFGTGDLTPLVHPKIKHFGFVQLEAQKKYIAQTGIIVLPSKFEPWAVVVHEYAAAGFPLLLSKEVGSISNFLREGENGFSFTGGNIPEIKRAMKKMMQLSDKSKNAMSDLSAELALKITPQKWVETIYSVYKK